The nucleotide sequence CTCTCCCTAGCCCTCTCCCACGGGGAGAGGGAACAAATTGCAGGGAATCGCAACAATAGTTGAATTTCAGTTATCCGATTCCCTCTCCCCGTGGGAGAGGGTTAGGGAGAGGGTAAAACAGTCAAACCCACCTGAAGCTCTCTGTTCGGCACGACAGGAATTCGTAGCGTGGGCTTCGCCCACGAAAACAGGGAAACCCCATACCATTCGCCATCATTTCTGAAAACATTACCCGCGGGCAAAGCCCACGCTACGGTTCTATACAAAACCCATGCTGCTTTCAGACGACCTTCCGCATAAAAAGGTCGTCTGAAACCCAGAAGCCCGCCTTATTGCCCTTTCGGATACAGGTAGAACGTACCGTTCGGTACAACCGGCAGGTTTTGGCGGTAGAAGTCGATATAAGTCTTTTCAGGATTGAAGTCTTTGAACAACTGCGGATAAATCGCTTTGGCCATAAATTGAATCGATGCGCCGTCGGAGAGTGTGCGCGAATTGGCGTGGTAGGCGGCGTAGAGGCGGTTGTTTTTAATCGCAGGCAGGTTCGCCCAGCCGGCGCGTTTGGCAAAACCGGCCAAGCGTTTTTCCGCTTCGGCTTTCGGAATGCCCCAGCCCATCACCATGGCGGTCGGGCTTTTCTTCAATTCGGTTTCGCGGCCGGTAATCACGATGACGTCGGGTTTGGCGGCGAGGACTTTTTCAGGATTGATCGGACCGTAGAACTCGACCGAAGAAGCGGCGATATTGTTGCCGCCGACCAGTGTCGCCATCGAACCCCACATGCTCTTACCGAAGGTTACGCTGTGTTCCGCAGGGCCTTTGTTGCCGAACTCGATATACACTTTGGGCTTGGGCAGGTTGGCTTTTTTCACGCGCGCCTGGATGGTGTCGGCGATGCGTTTGTAGTCTGCCGCCAGCTTGTCCGCTTTTTGCTGCTGGCCGGTCAGCGTGCCGATGAGTTTGGTTGATTGAATGTGTTTGGCGACCGTTTGCGCGTTGTAGTCCAACACCACAATCGGAATGCCCGCTTTGTTGATGCGGGCGAGGTCTGAACCCAAAGCCTTGTACTGCCAGTCTGCCAGAATCAGCAAATCGGGTTTCAATGCCAATACTTTTTCAACGGAGAACGTGCCGACTTCCACTTCGCCCACGTCGGCAAGCTGGTTCAACTTGGGCACGGCTTTGCTGAATGCCGCCCAGCTCGGCGGCGCCCAGTCGGCCCAAACCGCTTTGGAGAAGCCGACCACATTATTCAGCGCGTCCTTGCCGCCGATGGCCATATAGTCTTGATAATAAAAGCCCAAAACCACGCGTTTGGCGGGCAGGTCGACGGTTACTTTGCGGCCGTTGACATCGGTAATTTGAACCGGTTTGGCATGGACGGCGGCAGTGCCGAATGCCAATGTGGCGGCGAGGGCAAGGGAGGAGAAGCGCGAAAGTTTCATTAGAGTAAAATCCTTTTAATAAATAATGTTATATGTAATTTACATATGAATAAGAATCTTTATTATTTATATGCGAGACTAATAGATTTAAAATAAATGGAAAAGTTCCGTTATTCAGGGAAGTTTTTTTTATTGCAAGCGTGATGGTGTTTATTGTTTAGACAACGCCTGCCGTTTGCCCGATAAAAGGTCGTCTGAAACCTCAAGCAAAGACATAAACCTTTGTAAATCTTCAATCATTTTATTCTTCGAAAGTCCGCCATGCTGATAATTACCACCTGCCTTGCCTACCCCGAACCGCCATCCAACCTGCTGCCGTTGGCGGACACGCTGACACGGGACGGCATACCCACTGCCTTCGCGCCTTGGCAAAACCGCCCGAAATCCGCCTTTATCCTGCCTTTGTGCGCATGGGATTATGCGTTGGAGCCTGAAACGTTTGGGCAGTGGCTGACCGAAGCGGAAGCGGGCGGGCAAAGATTTATCAACCCCGTCGGGCTGATGCGTTGGAACATGGGCAAACGCTATTTGTGCGATTTGGCAGAATGGGGGGCGGACGTGATTCCGAGCGTGCAGACGTCGTCTGAAAAAGAAAAATTGGAAGACATTTTAGAGAATCGGGGTTGGCGGGAAGCGGTCGTCAAACCCGTTATCGGGCAGAGCGGGCGCGGCGTGGCAAAAATCAGGGCGGGCGAAGTGTCGTTGAAGGCGGAGGATTATCCACAAGGCGTCATCGTCCAACCTTATATCCGCGAAATCGAAACGGCGGGCGAAACCTCGCTGGTGTTTTTGGACGGGCGATTCAGCCACGCCGTGCTGCGTATGCCGCCCCAAGGCGAATGGCGCGCCAATTCCGCCTACGGAGTCGCCGTCAGCCCTGCCGCGCCGCCGGAAAAAGCAATCAAAACCGCACGGCAGATATTGGACATGCTGCCTGAAATACCGGCATACGCCCGCATAGACGGGACGCTGATTGACGAAAGATTACTGCTCAACGAATTGGAACTGATCGAACCCGCCCTTTACCTGCATACCGCTGAAAACGCGGTTGCCGATATGGTGCAGGCGGTAAAGCGCGTTATCGCGGGCTGACGATAAAGAGTCCATGCCAAAAAGGTCGTCTGAAAACAAAGGGAGCGCGTTTTCAGACGACCTTTTTTCAAAATCAGAAAACGAAATGACGGCCGCGCATTATAAACGCGCGATAAAGCCGGGCAGCTCGGACAAATCGTTCAAGATTGCCAAATGCGGCCGCGTTGCCAGTTGCGCGGCGGTATGTGCGCCGGTCGGTACGGCAACGGCAGGGGCTTTTGCATTTGCCGCCATATCCAAATCGTGGGTCGTATCGCCGACAATCAAAGTTTGCGAAGGCTCCAGCCCCAATTCGGAACATAAGGCAAAAACCATATCGGGCGCGGGTTTGGACGCATATTCGCTTGCGCAGGCGGTTGCCATCCAAAAATCCGCCGTCCCCGTCTGCATAATAGAACGGTCCAAGCCCGTACGCCCTTTGCCTGTCGCTACGGCAAGCCAAAAGCCTTGTTGTTTCAAAGTGTTCAAACAAGGGATGGCTTCGGGGAACAAGGTCATATTGTGATTGTTCGGATTCAGATAATGCGCGGCATAGGTTTCCGCCAATTCTTCGCGCAGGTGCTCGCCCGCATCAGGCGCAAGTCGGAAGATGATTTCGGGCAGGCTGTAACCGATTAAGGCACGGATGGCATCCGCATCGGGGGCTTTTAAACCGCAGTCGGCAAAACTTTGTTGAAACGTACGGATAATCGGGCGCGTCGTATCGGCGAGCGTTCCGTCCCAGTCGAAAATAATCAGTTCAGGCTTCATAAGGAATCCTTTCAGACGACGTTATCGATATGATTGTATAGCGGATTTTCAGACGGTTCAAAACGGCATTTCCTTTGAAGATTTGTTTGGCCGGCAGGAAAATACGGCAGTTTCGGGTAAAATACGGCGGTTTGCCAATCATCCGAAAGAAACCCATGTATTCCCTAGCCCGCAGCCTGCTGTTCAAACTCGATGCCGAAAAAGCCCACCATTTCACTCTCGACGCGCTCAACAAAGTTTATAAACTCGGTTTGCTTCCGATTTTCGACAACCGAATCAAGCCCGTCAAGCTCATGGGCATCAGCCTGCCTAATCCGGTCGGGCTGGCCGCCGGACTCGACAAAAACGGCGAATACATAGACGCATTGGGCGCGCTCGGCTTCGGCTTCCTCGAAATCGGCACGGTAACGCCCAAACCGCAGCCCGGCAATCCGCAGCCGCGCCTCTTCCGCGTTCCTGAACACCAAGGCATCATCAACCGCATGGGCTTCAACAACCACGGAATTGACGCCATGATTCAAAACATCGAAAAAAGCCGTTATCAGGGCGTGTTGGGCATCAACATCGGCAAAAACGCCGTAACCCCCATCGAAAACGCCGCCGACGACTATTTAATCTGCCTCGAAAAAGCCTACGCACACGCAAGTTACATTACCGTCAATATTTCCTCGCCCAACACCAAAAACCTCCGCGCACTGCAAGGCGGCGACGAATTGAGCGCGTTACTCGAAGCCCTCAAAAACAAACAGGCGCAGCTTGCCGCCGCACACGGAAAATACGTCCCGCTCGCCGTCAAAATCGCTCCCGATTTGGATGAGGCGCAAATCGAAGATATCGCCCACGTCGTCAAATCCGTCGAAATGGACGGCATCATCGCCACCAATACCACCATCGACAAATCAAGCCTCGGCAGCCATCCGCTCGCAGGCGAGCAGGGCGGTTTAAGCGGTCTGCCCGTACGTGAAAAAAGCAACCGAGTGCTGAAAACATTGGCGGAACACATAGACGGCAAGCTGCCGATTATCGGCGTAGGCGGCATCATGAACGGCAAGGATGCCGCCGAAAAAATCCGCCTCGGCGCAACCGCCGTCCAAGTGTACAGCGGCATGATTTATAAAGGTCCGGCATTAGTGAAGGATTGTCTGGCAGCGTTGAAGTAAGCGCGATTTCCAACATGTTAAGAAATTAAAAGATGTTAGCAAAAATTAGTTTAATATACATATATCTTGGAGGATATGATGATTTTTGGAGATCCATATAAATTTGCTATTCAATTTGATTTTGTAGAAGATTGGTTTCTGGAATGGGGAGAAGATTTGAAAAATGATGGGGTATTTCATTATATTATTCAAGGTTATATCTTGCCAACCGAATTGAAGTATCAATCAATCAGCATTCTAGATGCGGTAAATTCATTGAATGTAAAAATAGGCAGCCTGAATCAATTCAATGCTTCTACAATCTATAATCAAGATGCTCAATATATTTTGGAAAAATTAGAAAATATTTTGGAAAAGATCTTAAACGGAGATGAAACCTATGAGGAATATCAATTATATGACTCAACCTATTTAAATATAGAAGAAAATATTTTTGATAATCAAAATAGCTGGCTGGTATCAGCCGACCATTCGGAAAAAATCATATTTAGAGATTATAAAGGGGAGATTCAGGAGGTTATATTAGAAAAAGGATATTGTATAGATATAATGGAAAAAGTAATCACTTGGGCAAGATCTTATTTTCAAAATGAAAAATGGATTTAATTAGGGGCTGACGTAGATTAGCTGTAGAAACCAGTAGCGTTGTTTACAGTATTTCCAGGAGAGTATTGAAACATGAACATCCACAAAAACACCCGCCTTACCCCGCACTTAAAGCCGCAAGTCGTTTGACAGTCCAGAACATCGGCAAAAGGAGTTGTGCCGCTTTGTTAATTTCTATAACACCGTGAAGCCGCACCGCAGTTTGAACGGCGATACGCCGTTTGAGGTCTTGCAGGTTTATTTCTCTTAACCTGTGGTGTAAACAGCGCGACAATTTTCTACATTAAGGTTTTCAGACGACCTTTTGTGTGAACATAGATGACTAAAAGAATGGATGAGGGCGTGCAGATTGGCTTAACAACCGTTTTCAGTCGTTTCAATGAATATTGTATCGGCTGCTTATCAAGTTTTAAGGATAGGTAGATATATAAATAAAAAAGACCTTGTTTGAACAAGGTCTTTTTTATCTGGTGGAGGTAAGCGGGATCGAACCGCTGACCTCTTGCATGCCATGCAAGCGCTCTACCAACTGAGCTATACCCCCGAAATTTGGTGGCGAATCAGGGACTCGAACCCCGGACACAAGGATTATGATTCCTCTGCTCTAACCGACTGAGCTAATTCGCCGTTTCGTGAAGTCGCTATTATATGTTGTTTTGAGTTTTTGGCAAGTTTTATTTTGTGCTTTATGTTTTGTTTTTGTTTTTTAATGGAATAAAGCATAGATGAGGTCGTCTGAAATTGCGTTTCAGACGACCCTTGTGTTGTTAAAGGGGAGGTATTGTGAGGCGTGGTTAGAGTTTGTGGCAGATGTCGCCAAAGCGAAAACCTGTCCAGTCGATGTCGATGTTTTTGCCAAAAGCGATGACTTTGAAGAGTTCGCCCATTTCGTGTTGATCGGTCAGTTTTTGTACGGCGGTACTGACACGGAGGTAGTCTGCTGTGCCTAGCGAGGCGGTTTGTGCCAACAGGTCGGTAATGCCTAGGTTGAATAGGAAATGAGATTGGGGCAGGTAGCCGATGAGGTCTAGTCCGCCGTCGGTGCCTGCTTGGGCAATATCGGTAAAGTTGACGTGTGCGGTCAGATCAGTCAGGCCGATATGGAAAAACGGGTCGTGAACGGTGTGGTGGCGGTAGTGGGCGATGAGCGTGCCTTCGTCGCGTTGCGGGTAGTAATACTGGGCGGCGTCAAAACCGTAGTCGATAAATATCATGCCGCCGCGTGTGATTTTTTGCGCGAGGGTGAGAATAAAGGCGTATTGGGCGGGGTGTAACTCGCTGGTGTAGGGGTGTTTGGTTTCGGGAAAATAGGTGGCGGCTAAACACAGGAGGTCGGGTTGTTTCAAAGGTTGCGGACTTTGTTCGAGCTGTCCGTCGGAGTTGATGGAGACGCCGATATGTTGAAAGGTATTTTGGGTGCGGCGGATGATTTCAATGGGCATAGCATCTAGGACTTCATTGCCGATGATGATGCCGTCGAAGGATTCGGGCAGTTCGGTCAGGTGGATGACTTTTTGTGCCAGTTGCGGGGTGGTCTGTTCGGCGATGAATTGGCGTTGGCGTTCGGCAAGCTCGGGGGAGAGTTCGATGATGTAGTAATGCTTGAGGTCGTCTGAAAGGCTTTTCAATAATGTGGCGGCGAGATGTCCCGTACCTGCACCGAATTCGTAGATGTTGCCGGCGGTTTTGGGGAGTAGTTCGGCAAGTTGTCGGGCGAGGGTTTGTCCGAATAATGGGGTGAGGGTGGGGGCGGTGATGAAATCGCCGTCTGTGCCGATTTTGTGGCTGCCTCCGGTGTAGTAGCCGTATTCGGGTGTGTAGAGTGCAAGCTCCATAAATCGTGAGAAAGGAATCCAGTTATTTTGGGCTTTTATTTCCTGTGTGATGATTTCGAATAGTTTGGAACTTGAGGCTTGCGCGGCAGGGGCGGGGAGGGGGAGGTGTGCCTTCATAATTGTTAGATAATGTAAAATTTATGAATTTATTTGTCTATTATAACGTGAACGGAAAAGGGGCGTTTTTTCATTTTTTTATACCATATATTGTGTCTAAATAATATTTTCAATACTACATATTGTGTTTTTAAAAACCAAATAGGGTAAAATTGGCAGTTCAGGCTGTGTGCCTGTTTGGTTAAAATACTGTTTTTTAATGATTTTGTTGTTGCATATGTACTGGGATTTTAGAGTAAGGCGATTTGACCGAGGCGTTAAAATTTTTTATAGTGTGGGCTAGTGGGGCGATGTGGGTAAAAGTGTCTGCATTGCCCAAAAAATTTCGATTTAAACCGATAGGACGAAATTGTGTTTGGTGGCGCTCACGAATTGAGTATTGACAGCAAAGGGCGGTTGGCAATTCCTGCCAAGTTCCGCGATATTTTGCTGCGCCATTATACGCCGTCGATTGTGGTTACTTTGGATTCCCGTGAAAAATTGTTGATGTACCCAGAAGCTGAATGGGCAAAGGTTGCCGAGCAGCTTTTGCACCTGAAAACGGCAGGAAATCCGATGTTGCAGCGTTATCAAAATCTGCTGCTGCATAATGCGGATACGCTGGAATGGGACAGCGCCGGCCGCGTACTGATTCCTGCCAATCTGCGCAAACGGGTGGATTTTGAAAAAGACGTTACCTTGGTCGGTCGCGCCAACCGTTTGGAATTGTGGGGCCGTGATCAATGGGAAGCTGAAATGACTCAGGCTTTGGATGATGATCCTGAAGAGTTGGCATTCCAATTAAGTCAGACGGATTTGCAATTGTGAGTAATGCTGAATATCAACATATCACCGTTTTGTTAAATGAGGCGGTTGATGCTCTGGCGGTTCGTGAAGACGGTATTTATGTAGATGGGACGTTCGGCAGGGGAGGGCACTCCCGATTGATTTTGTCCCGTCTGGGCAGTCAAGGTCGTCTGATTGTGTTTGATAAAGACCCGCAAGCGATTGAAGCTGCGCAAAAGCTGGCCGAGCAGGATGGGCGAGTTACGGTAGTCCATGACGGATTTTTAAGTTTTCAGACGACCTTGGATAAGCTGGGTATTGAAGAGATAGATGGTGCGTTGTTTGATTTGGGGATTTCGTCCCCGCAGATAGATGACGGCGCACGAGGTTTCAGTTTCCGTTTTGATGCACCTTTGGATATGCGCATGGATCCGACGCGGGGAATGTCCGCTGCAGAATGGATTGCAACAGCATCGGAACAGGATTTGCACGAGGTTATCAAGAATTATGGTGAAGAGCGGTTTAGTCGCCAGATTGCGCGCGCCATTGTTGCGCAACGGACAGAAAGTCCGATCGATACAACCCGCAAGCTGGCGCAGCTCGTGGCACAAAACGTCCGTACTCGTGAGCGGGGGCAAGACCCTGCGACGCGCACCTTCCAGGCAGTTCGCATCTTTATTAACCGCGAGCTCGAAGAGGTAGAGGCGGTTCTGCCGCAAGTGATGGGTCGTCTGAAGCAAGGCGGACGTTTGGCGGTTATTGCGTTCCATTCGCTTGAAGACCGCATCGTGAAACAGTTTGTCAAGAAGTATTCGCAACATCCTCCCTTGCCGCGTTGGGCGGCAGTAAAAGAAGCGGATTTGCCTCTGCCGCCGTTAAAGTCGGTGGGAAAGGCGATAAAGCCGGGTGTTGAGGAAACCGCCTTCAACCCGCGGGCGCGCAGCGCAGTTTTACGAGTCGCGGAGCGGACGGGCGGTGAGATTACAGAATAAGCATTATGTGGGGCAGGTGTCCTCGGAACAAACAGATTGAGGTCGTCTGAAAATAATGAATAAATTAAATATCCTTTTGTTGGTCTTGGTGTCGGTATCTGCTTTTGCGGTGGTCACCGTGCAAGACCAATCGCGTTTGCACTTCATCGCTTTGGATAAAGCGCAAAAGCAGGAAATTAAGCTTGATCAGGACTATGCACGCTTGAAATTGGATCAGGCGCGGCTGGCGAACCACAAGCTGATTAAGGTGGCTGCTGAGAAGCAGCGCCTCAAACCGCCTAGTGCGGGCAATACTGTGATGGTGGAAAGAAAAAAATAATATTAATAATGATAAAGCCGGCAAATAGAGAAGATATTCGTCGGTATGCGGAACACGGGTTCGGCAAACATAATATATGAGAACTTTAAAATGTTGATTAAGAACGAATATAAGCCTCGGATGCTGCCTAAGGTCGAAAAAATCAAAAAACCCGTTACCAGCGACGGGCGTATCCGTATTGTTTTGGGGTGTATGGCACTTGCTTTTACTGCATTGCTCGGGCGCGGTATTTATCTGCAAACCACGCAGCATGAGTTTTTGAAAAATCAGGGTGATCAGCGTTTTGTCCGTACCCTGACTCTACCTGCGTCGCGCGGCATGATTACGGACCGTAACGGCGCGACTTTGGCGTTGAGTGCACCGACTGAATCCTTGTATGCCATGCCTTCCGGTATGGAAGAAATGCCGACTGCTGAACAGATGGCTAAGTTGGCGGCTATTGTTGATCTGCCTGTTGAGGCGTTGCAGGAAAAATTGGCGAAAAAAGATAAAGATTTTATTTATCTGAAGCGCCAACTCAGCCAAGAAAAAGCGGAAGAAATTAAAGCTTTGGGCATTAAAGGCTTGGCATTCCAAAAAGAACTGAAACGCCATTATCCGATGGGTAACCTGTTCGCACACGTTATCGGTTTTACCAATATCGACGGCAAAGGTCAGGAAGGCTTGGAATTGTCGCGAGAAGACAGTCTGCATGGTGCGGACGGCGCGAAAGTGGTTTTGCGCGACAATAAAGGCAATATCGTCGATAGTTTGGATTCTCCGCGGAACAGCGATCCGAAAAACGGGCAGGACATGGTTTTGTCTTTGGATCAACGTATTCAAACGCTTGCCTATGATGAGCTGAATAAAGCAGTGGCTTATCACAAAGCCAAAGCAGGTACGGTTGTGGTATTGGATGCACAAACCGGCGAAATCTTGGCTTTGGTCAACAGCCCTGCCTATGATCCCAACCAACCGGGCAGCGCCGATAGCGAACAACGCCGCAATCGCGCCGTTACCGATATGATTGAGCCGGGTTCCGCGATGAAGCCGTTTACAATTGCTAAAGCACTGGATTCCGGCAAAGTCGGTGTGGCTGATCGTTTTAACACCATGCCTTATAAAATTGGTCCCGCTACCGTACGCGATACCCATGTGTATCCTACTTTGGATGTGCGCGGCATTATGCAAAAATCTTCCAACGTCGGCACCAGTAAACTGTCTGCAAAATTCACGCCTAAAGAAATGTATGATTTTTATCATGATTTGGGTGTGGGCGTGCGGATGCACTCCGGTTTCCCAGGTGAGACGGCCGGTCTTTTGAGAAGCTGGCGCAGATGGCAGCCGATTGAACAGGCAACCATGTCTTTCGGTTACGGCTTGCAATTGAGCCTGCTTCAATTGGCGCGTGCTTATACCATGTTGACACATGACGGCGAATTGTTGCCGGTCAGCTTTGAGAAACAGGCGGTTGCGCCCAAAGGCAAACGCGTGATTAAAGCTTCGACCGCGCGTGAAGTTCGTGATTTGATGGTGTCTGTAACCGAGCCCGGCGGTACGGGTACGGCGGGTGCGGTAGATGGTTTCGACGTCGGCGCGAAAACCGGTACAGCGCGTAAGTTGGTCAACGGACGTTACGTTGATAACAAACACGTCGCAACTTTCATCGGTTTTGCTCCTGCCAAAAATCCCCGTGTGATTGTGGCGGTAACCATCGACGAACCGACTGCAAACGGTTACTACGGCGGCGTAGTGGCGGGTCCGGTCTTCAAACAAGTCATGGGCGGCAGCCTGAATATCTTGGGCGTTTCCCCCACCAAGCCTCTGACCAATGTTGCAGCCGTTAAAACACCGTCTTAATCCGAGTATCAACGAGATTATTTTATGTTCAGCAAGTTAACCCCTTTAGCTGAAACCAACATTCCGCCTCTGCTGTGTGCAAACGCAGCAGGGCGTTTGTTGCATTCAGACAGCCGTCAAATTAAACAAGGTGATATTTTTGTTGCCTGTCAGGGCGAATATACGGACGGCCGCAGTTATATCCCCGCCGCCATTGCCAACGGCGCGGCTTTTGTTTTTTGGGACGACGACGGCAAATTTGCGTGGAATCCCGAATGGAAAGTCCCCAATCAAGGCATCAAAGATTTGAAACACCGTGCCGGCATGTTGGCAGCGCAAGTTTACGGCAACGTTTCAGACGACCTCAAAGTCTGGGGTGTAACCGGTACCAACGGCAAAACTTCCATCACACAATGGCTGGCGCAAGCCGCCGATTTGTTGGGCGAAAAAACCGCCATTATCGGCACGGTCGGCAACGGCTTTTGGGGCGCATTGGAAGAAACCACGCACACCACCCCCGCCCCCGTCGATGTCCAAACCCTGCTCTACCGTTTCCGTCAACAAGGCGCGACAGCCGCCGCGATGGAAGTCTCCAGCCACGGTCTTGACCAGTCGCGCGTCAACGGCGTGCCATTCCGCAGCGCAATCTTCACCAACCTCACCCGAGACCACCTCGACTACCACGGCACGATGGAAGCCTACGGTGCCATCAAGTCGCGCCTGTTTTACTGGCACGGCTTGAAACACGCCATTATCAACGTGGATGACGAATACGGCGCAGAATTCATAGGTCGTCTGAAAAAAGACTGTTCCGATTTGGCTGTTTACGGCTACGGCTTCAGCGAACACGCCGACATCCGCATTGTTCATTTCACCGCTTCTTCAGACGGCATGGAAGCCGTATTCCAAACCCCGTGGGGTGAAGGCCGCTGCCGCACGCGCCTGCTCGGACGGTTCAACGCGCAAAATCTCGCCGCCTGCATCGCCTTGCTTTGTGCCAACGGCTATCCGCTTGATAAAGTATTGGATGTGTTGGCAAAAATCCGTCCCGCCTCAGGCCGTATGGATTGCATCATGAACAGCGGCAAACCCTTGGTCGTCGTCGATTACGCCCACACACCCGACGCATTGGAAAAAGCACTCTCCACCTTGCAGGAAATCAAACCGCAGGGTGCGGTTTTGTGGTGCGTATTTGGCTGCGGCGGCAACCGCGACCGCGGCAAACGCCCGCTAATCGGAGCAGCAGCCGTACAGGGTGCAGACAAAGTCGTCGTCACCAGCGATAACCCGCGTTTGGAAAATCCGCAAGACATCATCAACGACATCCTGCCCGCCGTTCCCGCGCCCGAATGCGTCGAAGCCGACCGCGCCGCCGCTATCCGTTACGCAGTCGAACGTGCCGCCGCAAACGACATCATCCTGATTGCCGGCAAAGGACACGAAAATTATCAGGACATGCAGGGAGTGAAACATCATTTTTCTGATTTTGAAGTGGCAGAGAAAGCATTGGCAGAGCGGAGATAACAACGGGTACCAAAGTTTTCAGACGGCCTGAAGGTCATCAAGGTCGTCTGAAAACGTTTATACCCACGATAAAAACAACAGACACACGCATTACGGCACGTCAGCTATTAAACCTATCGCAGTTGTTTCAGACGGCCTCTAATTATCATTTCAAGAGGCCGTCTGAAAAACAAGGAGACCGATTTGATGCTGAAAATGCCGACAAAAACCCTTTTAATTAGTGCAGCCATGATTTTATTTGCAGGCTGTACCATCAAACAACTGCCGCGCCCGAACGCCGAAATTGCCGAGCTGAGGGCGAAAGAACCGCCGACGGCGCAAAGCCTGCCCAATCCCGTTAAAGGCAAGCGTTTTGACGACACTTGGGGCGCAGCGCGCAGTCAGGGGCGCAGACATGAAGGCGTGGATATTTTCGCCAAGAAAAACACGCCGATACGCAGTACGACGCCCGGTATCGTCACCAAAATCGGGCGCAACCGATTGGGTGGCAAAGTCATCGGCATACAAGGACCGGGCGCATGGCACTATTATGCCCACCTCAACAAATTCGCCCGCGTCCGTCTGTACGACCGCGTGAAAGAAGGGCAAGTCATCGGCTATGTCGGTAAAACCGGTAACGCCAAAACCACACCGGCGCACCTGCATTATGGCGTGTATTTACCAAACGGAGCGATCAATCCCTATCCGTTGATTAATCAGGACAAATAGGTCGTCTGAAAAAAGAGTGAAGAGATGAACGCAAAAAAATTGGTCAAGGCAACGAACATCATCGGTATGGTAGCAGTGACACTGCTGGTGTACTGGGTGTTCGCGTTGATATTGATTCAAGTCTTCGGACTCAAGGTGTTCCGTGAACACATTACAGAAATTTTCCTGATGAGTATTTTGGGGATTTTGGCTGTGATGGGCGGCACGTTGATGCTGAACATCATGTTGAATCTGACCCGTATTGCCGAGCGCGGGCAGGAAGAAGAAGTCCGTGGCGGTAGGAAAACCGTATATCTGCTGTTGGCGGTATTTCCTATTTTGGCGGTGTTGCTGTTCGGCGGCAATTACCTGACTATTCAACAAAAACGCGATATCTTAATCCAATCGTCGGAGCGCATCGTCAAAGACAATTCTGCTCAACTCGATGCGTTGGCCGATTACCGTTTTGACTTGGCGT is from Neisseria sicca and encodes:
- a CDS encoding ABC transporter substrate-binding protein, with translation MKLSRFSSLALAATLAFGTAAVHAKPVQITDVNGRKVTVDLPAKRVVLGFYYQDYMAIGGKDALNNVVGFSKAVWADWAPPSWAAFSKAVPKLNQLADVGEVEVGTFSVEKVLALKPDLLILADWQYKALGSDLARINKAGIPIVVLDYNAQTVAKHIQSTKLIGTLTGQQQKADKLAADYKRIADTIQARVKKANLPKPKVYIEFGNKGPAEHSVTFGKSMWGSMATLVGGNNIAASSVEFYGPINPEKVLAAKPDVIVITGRETELKKSPTAMVMGWGIPKAEAEKRLAGFAKRAGWANLPAIKNNRLYAAYHANSRTLSDGASIQFMAKAIYPQLFKDFNPEKTYIDFYRQNLPVVPNGTFYLYPKGQ
- a CDS encoding ATP-grasp domain-containing protein translates to MLIITTCLAYPEPPSNLLPLADTLTRDGIPTAFAPWQNRPKSAFILPLCAWDYALEPETFGQWLTEAEAGGQRFINPVGLMRWNMGKRYLCDLAEWGADVIPSVQTSSEKEKLEDILENRGWREAVVKPVIGQSGRGVAKIRAGEVSLKAEDYPQGVIVQPYIREIETAGETSLVFLDGRFSHAVLRMPPQGEWRANSAYGVAVSPAAPPEKAIKTARQILDMLPEIPAYARIDGTLIDERLLLNELELIEPALYLHTAENAVADMVQAVKRVIAG
- a CDS encoding HAD-IA family hydrolase, which translates into the protein MKPELIIFDWDGTLADTTRPIIRTFQQSFADCGLKAPDADAIRALIGYSLPEIIFRLAPDAGEHLREELAETYAAHYLNPNNHNMTLFPEAIPCLNTLKQQGFWLAVATGKGRTGLDRSIMQTGTADFWMATACASEYASKPAPDMVFALCSELGLEPSQTLIVGDTTHDLDMAANAKAPAVAVPTGAHTAAQLATRPHLAILNDLSELPGFIARL
- a CDS encoding quinone-dependent dihydroorotate dehydrogenase, with protein sequence MYSLARSLLFKLDAEKAHHFTLDALNKVYKLGLLPIFDNRIKPVKLMGISLPNPVGLAAGLDKNGEYIDALGALGFGFLEIGTVTPKPQPGNPQPRLFRVPEHQGIINRMGFNNHGIDAMIQNIEKSRYQGVLGINIGKNAVTPIENAADDYLICLEKAYAHASYITVNISSPNTKNLRALQGGDELSALLEALKNKQAQLAAAHGKYVPLAVKIAPDLDEAQIEDIAHVVKSVEMDGIIATNTTIDKSSLGSHPLAGEQGGLSGLPVREKSNRVLKTLAEHIDGKLPIIGVGGIMNGKDAAEKIRLGATAVQVYSGMIYKGPALVKDCLAALK
- a CDS encoding Imm42 family immunity protein — translated: MMIFGDPYKFAIQFDFVEDWFLEWGEDLKNDGVFHYIIQGYILPTELKYQSISILDAVNSLNVKIGSLNQFNASTIYNQDAQYILEKLENILEKILNGDETYEEYQLYDSTYLNIEENIFDNQNSWLVSADHSEKIIFRDYKGEIQEVILEKGYCIDIMEKVITWARSYFQNEKWI
- a CDS encoding class I SAM-dependent methyltransferase — encoded protein: MKAHLPLPAPAAQASSSKLFEIITQEIKAQNNWIPFSRFMELALYTPEYGYYTGGSHKIGTDGDFITAPTLTPLFGQTLARQLAELLPKTAGNIYEFGAGTGHLAATLLKSLSDDLKHYYIIELSPELAERQRQFIAEQTTPQLAQKVIHLTELPESFDGIIIGNEVLDAMPIEIIRRTQNTFQHIGVSINSDGQLEQSPQPLKQPDLLCLAATYFPETKHPYTSELHPAQYAFILTLAQKITRGGMIFIDYGFDAAQYYYPQRDEGTLIAHYRHHTVHDPFFHIGLTDLTAHVNFTDIAQAGTDGGLDLIGYLPQSHFLFNLGITDLLAQTASLGTADYLRVSTAVQKLTDQHEMGELFKVIAFGKNIDIDWTGFRFGDICHKL
- the mraZ gene encoding division/cell wall cluster transcriptional repressor MraZ; translation: MFGGAHELSIDSKGRLAIPAKFRDILLRHYTPSIVVTLDSREKLLMYPEAEWAKVAEQLLHLKTAGNPMLQRYQNLLLHNADTLEWDSAGRVLIPANLRKRVDFEKDVTLVGRANRLELWGRDQWEAEMTQALDDDPEELAFQLSQTDLQL